From Nocardioides faecalis:
CCGAGGCCGCCCCCGGCAACATGGGCGTGGTGCCCCCGGCTCAGGTCGACGGACGCAGCTTCAACGCCTTCCTCGCCGAGACCTGCCGCGCACACGGTGCGCTGTTCGTCAGCGACGAGGTGATGACCGGCTTCCGGGTCTCCGCGTCAGGCCAGTGGGGCACCGACGGCGCCCACGAGGGCTGGGTGCCCGACCTGGTCACCTTCGGCAAGGTGATGGGCGGCGGCTTCCCCGCCGCGGCGTTCGGCGGCCGCGCCGACGTGATGGCCCACCTGGCACCGGAGGGCCCGGTCTACCAGGCCGGCACGCTGTCGGGGAACCCGGTGGCCACCGCCGCCGGCCTGGCCACGCTCACCGCCGCCACCGACGAGGTCTACGCCCGCCTCGACGTCGTCGCCGACGCCCTGCGCGCCGGTGCCGCCGAGGCGTTCACCGCCGCCGGCGTGCCGCACGTCATCCAGTCCACCGGCTCGATGTTCTCGGTCTTCCTCACCGAGGACCCGGTGCACGACTTCGCCGGCGCCCAGCGCACCGACACCGCGGCGTACGGCGCCTTCTTCCACGCCATGCTCGACGCGGGCGTGCACCTGCCGCCGTCGGCGTTCGAGGCGTGGTTCGTCTCGGCCAGCCACGACGACCGGGCGGTCGAGCAGGTCCTCGACGCCCTGCCCGCAGCCGCGCGTGCAGCAGCCCGGGCCGCGACAGGATCGACCACCCGAAAGGCCGGCGCATGAGCACCCCCGACACGATCGTCCACCTGGTCCGCCACGGCGAGGTGCACAACCCGCAGGGCGTCCTCTACGGCCGCCGCGACGGGTTCCACCTCTCCGAACGCGGCCGGGCGATGGCCGACCGGGTCGCAGGCGCGCTCGGCGGCAACGACATCACCGTGCTGCGCTCCTCCCCGCTGGAGCGGGCCCGGGAGACCGCTGCACCGCTCGCCGCCGCCCTCGGCATGGAGGTCGGCACCGAGGAGCGGGTGCTGGAGTCCACCAACCGGTTCGAGGGCCTGACCTTCGGCAAGGGCAACAACGCGCTGCGCAACCCGTTGCTGTGGCGCCACCTCTACAACCCGTTCAAGCCCTCGTGGGGCGAGCCCTACCGGGACATCGTGACCCGGATGATGGCCGCGATCCACGACGCCCGACGCGACGCCGCCGGCCACGAGGCGGTGCTGGTCTCCCACCAGCTGCCGATCTGGACCACCCGGCTGGCAGCGGAGAAGCGCTCCTTCCTGCACGACCCGCGCAAGCGCCAGTGCACGCTGTGCTCGATCACCTCCTTCGGGTTCGCCGGCGACGAGCTGGTGCAGATCAGCTACTCCGAGCCCGCCATCGACCTCATCCCGACCGGCGACATCGCCGCGCCGTTCTCGGCGGGCGACGCGCCCGAGGAGAACAAGCCGGAGGGGACCCCGCCGGTATGAGCCGCCTCCCGCACGCCAGGGCCCTGCTCGTCGCCCTGGCTCTGCTCCTGGTGTCCGCGGCCGGGTGCTCCGACGTGGAGGGCACCGGCGACCTCGAGTACGTCTCCGGCGACGGCCGCGTCGTGCAGGTCGCCCCCGACAACCGCCAGGACCCCGTCGCCATCAGCGGTACGACGATCCAGGGCGATCCGCTCGACCTGGCCGACTACCGCGGCCGCGTCGTGGTGGTCAACGTGTGGTGGTCGCTGTGCGGGCCGTGCATCAAGGAGATGCCGATGCTCGTCGAGGCCGAGGCGGAGCTCGCCGAGGAGGTGCCGGACCAGACCGCGTTCGTCGGGATCAACATCCGTGACAACGCCCCGGAGAACGCCGCCTCGTTCGAGCGCGACCGCAACGTCGACTACCCCTCGCTCTACGACCCCGGCAGCGAGACGCTGCTGGAGCTCGGCGACTACGCGCCCCCGTCGATGCCGGCCACGCTGGTGCTCGACGCCGAGGGTCGCGTCGCGGCGCTGATCAACGGTCCCGTGCCGTCCAAGGCGACGCTCAAGGGCCTGGTGTCCGACACCCTCGCCGAGGCTTCCTGATGCAGGACTGGTTCACCGAGCAGGCCGCCGTCGGCTCGCTCGGGCTGGCGGTCCCGGTCGCGCTGGTGGCCGGGCTCGTCTCGTTCTTCTCTCCGTGCGTGCTGCCGCTGCTGCCCGGCTACCTGTCGTACGCCACCGGCCTGTCCGGCGCCGACCTGGCGGCCGGGGAGGCCGGGCGACGCCGCGGCCGGATGCTGCTCGGCTCGGGCCTGTTCGTGCTCGGCTTCGCGGTCGTCTTCGTCATCTACGGCACCGCGTTCGGCTCGGCGGGCACGTGGCTGCGCCGCTGGGACGACGAGCTGCAGCTGCTGCTCGGGCTCGTGCTGATCGTGCTCGGCCTGGTGTTCGCCGGGGTGCTCTCGTGGTTCCAGCGCGACCTGCGCATCCACAAGGTGCCCGCGGTCGGGCTCGGCGCCGCGCCGCTGATCGGCGCGCTGTTCGCGATCGGCTGGACCCCCTGCGTCGGCCCTACCTTCGGCGTCATCCTCAACCTGACCTTCGCCGACGGCGCCACCGCGGCCCGCGGCGGCCTGCTCGCGCTCTGCTACGCCCTCGGCCTCGGGCTGCCCTTCGTGGCCGTCGCGGTGGGCTACAACCGCCTCTCACGCACCCTGGGCTGGGTGCGCCGGCACCAGGTCCTCTTCATGCGGGTCGGTGGCGCGTTCCTCGTGCTGATCGGCCTGCTCATGGTCACCGGCTGGTGGGACCACGTCGTGCAGTGGGCCCAGCTGCGCACCGTCGAGTTCGGGGAGACCGCGCTGTGAGCCAGACGAAGGACCGCGAGCACGCCGAGCAGCCGCCGGCCACCGAGCGGCGCGCCGGCGAGCTCACCGCCCGCGAGCTGCTGCGCTGGACCTGGCGCCAGGTCACCTCGATGCGCACCGCGCTGATCCTGCTCCTGCTCCTCGCCCTCGCCGCGATCCCCGGATCGGTGATCCCGCAGGAGGGCGTCGACTCCCTGGCCGTGAGCAGGTGGAAGGACGAGCACCCGAAGCTCACCCCGCTCTACGAGCGGCTCGACATGTTCTCGGTCTACGGCTCGCCGTGGTTCTCCGCGATCTACCTGCTGCTCACGATCTCCCTGGTGGGCTGCATCGTGCCGCGGCTGTTCGCCTACGCGCGTGCGATGCGCGCGCAGCCGCCCGCCGCCCCGCGCAACCTGACCCGGCTCCCGGTGCACGCCACCTACCGCACCGAGCTGTCCACCGAGGAGGTGCTGGACCGGGCGCGCACCGTGCTCGGACGCCGGCACCGGATCCGGGTCCGGGCCGCGGGCGACGACTTCGTCGCGGCCGAGCGCGGCTACCTGCGCGAGGCTGGCAACCTGGTCTTCCACCTCTCCCTGCTGGTCGTGCTCGCCGGGTTCGCGATGGGCGGGCTGTGGGGCTACCAGGGCGGCGTGATCCTGGTGCAGGGCTCCACGTTCAGCAACAACCTCACGCAGTACGACGACTTCAAGCCCGGCACCCTGTTCACCGGCGACCAGCTCGACAACTTCCGCTTCCGCGTCGACGACTTCCGTGTCGAGTGGCTCGACGAGGGGCCCCGTGCCGGGCAGGCCCGCAAGTTCGAGGCCGACCTCGCCTACCGGGCCGGCGACGCGGAGGAGAAGGACTACACGCTGCGGGTCAACCACCCGCTCGACATCGACGGCACCCAGGTCTTCCTGATCGGCCACGGCTACGCCCCGGTGATCACGGTGCGCGACGGCAACGGCGACGTGGTCACCACCGGACCCACCGTCTTCCTGCCGCAGGACGCCAGCTTCCTGTCCTTCGGCGTGGTCAAGGCCCCGTGGGCCAAGCCCGGGCCGATCGGCCTGGAGGGGCTGTTCTACCCGACCTTCGAGATGGTCGACGGCAACCCCGTGACCGTGTTCGGCGACGACCTGCTGCCGACGCTGTCGATGCTCGCCTTCACCGGCGACCTCGGGCTCGACGACGGCCGCTCGCAGTCGGTCTACGTGCTCGACAAGTCGAACGCCACCGCGGTGGAGGGCGAGGACGGCAAGCCGTTCCGCGTCGACCTGCAGCCCGGCGACACCGTCGAGCTGCCCGACGGGCTCGGCTCGGTCACCTTCGAGCGGGTGGAGCCCTGGATCCGGGTGCAGATCAGCCAGACGCCCGGCAAGGAGGTCGCCCTCATCGGCGTGGTGATCGCGCTGGTCGGGCTGTGCGTCTCCCTCTTCTGGCGTCCGCGCCGGGTGTGGGTGCGTGCGGTCCCGGACCCCGCAGGTGGCCCCGCAGGTGGCCCGGCCGGCGGCCCCGACGGTGCCGCGGACGGCGCGGAAGACACAATGGACGGCAACGGCGGCACTCGGGTCGAGGTCGCCGTACTCGATCGCTCGGGCAACGGTGAGATGGACGAGGTCCTCTCCGGCTTGCTGAAGCAGCTGCAGGAGGCACCGAAGTGAGCAACACCGCGTGGGAGAACCTGAGCAACCAGGCCACCGCGATGGCCGGGATGGTCTACTTCCTGGCCCTGATCGTGTACCTCGCCGAGTGGGCGGCGGTGCGGCACACCGCGGCCGACCGTGAGCTGGTCGCCGCCGGCGTCGGCGGACCGGGCGAGGCCCCGGCGACCGCGGCGCCCACCGGTGCGAGCGAGCCCGGTCGCCGGGTGGCCTTCCTGGGCCGGCTCGGCATCCTGCTCACCTTCATCGCGGTGGGCGTGCACCTGGTCGCCCTCGTCGGGCGCGGCATGGCCGCGGACCCCAACCGGGTGCCGTGGGGCAACATGTACGAGTTCACCCTGTCCGGCTCGTTCGTGGTCGCGCTGCTCTACGTCGTGCTCTACCGCCGCTTCGACCTGGCCTGGATGGGCCCGCTGGTCGTCGGCTTCGTGGTGACGGTGCTGATGGTCGCCGCGATCTGGCTCTACGACGAGGTCGCCCCGCTCACCGAGGCGCTCAACTCGCCCTGGCTGGTGATCCACGTCGTCTCCGCCGTCATCGCGACCGGTGCCTTCAGCCTGGGTGGCCTCGTCTCGATCATGTACCTGGTCCGGATGCGCGCCGAGCGGCGCGCCCGTGCCGCGGAGCGCGAGCTCACCGGGTGGATCGCCCGCGTCCCCGAGCTCGACGGGCTCGACCGGCTGGCCTACCGGGTGCACGCCTTCGCCTTCCCGGTGTGGACCTTCGCCGTGCTCATCACCGGCCCGATCTGGGCGCACGAGGCCTGGTCGCGCTACTGGAACTGGGACCCCAAGGAG
This genomic window contains:
- a CDS encoding TlpA disulfide reductase family protein; the protein is MSRLPHARALLVALALLLVSAAGCSDVEGTGDLEYVSGDGRVVQVAPDNRQDPVAISGTTIQGDPLDLADYRGRVVVVNVWWSLCGPCIKEMPMLVEAEAELAEEVPDQTAFVGINIRDNAPENAASFERDRNVDYPSLYDPGSETLLELGDYAPPSMPATLVLDAEGRVAALINGPVPSKATLKGLVSDTLAEAS
- the hemL gene encoding glutamate-1-semialdehyde 2,1-aminomutase, with translation MPDLVTTGSDALFARARAVTPGGVNSPVRAFNAVGGTPRFIASAQGPWLTDVDGNTYVDLICSWGPMLLGHAHPAVVAAVNEAVARGTSYGTPTENEVALVEAIVARTPVEQLRLVSSGTEATMSAIRLARGFTGRDVVVKFAGCYHGHVDSLLASAGSGLTTFSLPGTPGVPASSTELTLVLPYNDPDAVRAAFAEHGDRIACLITEAAPGNMGVVPPAQVDGRSFNAFLAETCRAHGALFVSDEVMTGFRVSASGQWGTDGAHEGWVPDLVTFGKVMGGGFPAAAFGGRADVMAHLAPEGPVYQAGTLSGNPVATAAGLATLTAATDEVYARLDVVADALRAGAAEAFTAAGVPHVIQSTGSMFSVFLTEDPVHDFAGAQRTDTAAYGAFFHAMLDAGVHLPPSAFEAWFVSASHDDRAVEQVLDALPAAARAAARAATGSTTRKAGA
- a CDS encoding cytochrome c biogenesis CcdA family protein, whose translation is MQDWFTEQAAVGSLGLAVPVALVAGLVSFFSPCVLPLLPGYLSYATGLSGADLAAGEAGRRRGRMLLGSGLFVLGFAVVFVIYGTAFGSAGTWLRRWDDELQLLLGLVLIVLGLVFAGVLSWFQRDLRIHKVPAVGLGAAPLIGALFAIGWTPCVGPTFGVILNLTFADGATAARGGLLALCYALGLGLPFVAVAVGYNRLSRTLGWVRRHQVLFMRVGGAFLVLIGLLMVTGWWDHVVQWAQLRTVEFGETAL
- the ccsB gene encoding c-type cytochrome biogenesis protein CcsB, with the translated sequence MSNTAWENLSNQATAMAGMVYFLALIVYLAEWAAVRHTAADRELVAAGVGGPGEAPATAAPTGASEPGRRVAFLGRLGILLTFIAVGVHLVALVGRGMAADPNRVPWGNMYEFTLSGSFVVALLYVVLYRRFDLAWMGPLVVGFVVTVLMVAAIWLYDEVAPLTEALNSPWLVIHVVSAVIATGAFSLGGLVSIMYLVRMRAERRARAAERELTGWIARVPELDGLDRLAYRVHAFAFPVWTFAVLITGPIWAHEAWSRYWNWDPKEVWAFITWVVYAGYLHARATAGWKGRKAALLALVGLATLWFNFIGINYFSTTSQHSYALEHTVERTVQPAPGEDPGSLRVQDA
- the resB gene encoding cytochrome c biogenesis protein ResB — protein: MSQTKDREHAEQPPATERRAGELTARELLRWTWRQVTSMRTALILLLLLALAAIPGSVIPQEGVDSLAVSRWKDEHPKLTPLYERLDMFSVYGSPWFSAIYLLLTISLVGCIVPRLFAYARAMRAQPPAAPRNLTRLPVHATYRTELSTEEVLDRARTVLGRRHRIRVRAAGDDFVAAERGYLREAGNLVFHLSLLVVLAGFAMGGLWGYQGGVILVQGSTFSNNLTQYDDFKPGTLFTGDQLDNFRFRVDDFRVEWLDEGPRAGQARKFEADLAYRAGDAEEKDYTLRVNHPLDIDGTQVFLIGHGYAPVITVRDGNGDVVTTGPTVFLPQDASFLSFGVVKAPWAKPGPIGLEGLFYPTFEMVDGNPVTVFGDDLLPTLSMLAFTGDLGLDDGRSQSVYVLDKSNATAVEGEDGKPFRVDLQPGDTVELPDGLGSVTFERVEPWIRVQISQTPGKEVALIGVVIALVGLCVSLFWRPRRVWVRAVPDPAGGPAGGPAGGPDGAADGAEDTMDGNGGTRVEVAVLDRSGNGEMDEVLSGLLKQLQEAPK
- a CDS encoding histidine phosphatase family protein, giving the protein MSTPDTIVHLVRHGEVHNPQGVLYGRRDGFHLSERGRAMADRVAGALGGNDITVLRSSPLERARETAAPLAAALGMEVGTEERVLESTNRFEGLTFGKGNNALRNPLLWRHLYNPFKPSWGEPYRDIVTRMMAAIHDARRDAAGHEAVLVSHQLPIWTTRLAAEKRSFLHDPRKRQCTLCSITSFGFAGDELVQISYSEPAIDLIPTGDIAAPFSAGDAPEENKPEGTPPV